The following coding sequences lie in one Frondihabitans peucedani genomic window:
- a CDS encoding MarR family winged helix-turn-helix transcriptional regulator, which produces MTDTRDAAPPVSRTVAHAQLATDVRQGVLRLSRRLRQQKADTGVSDAQMAALGFLLQHEPLTIGALSEHEGVTPPSMNRTINALVDLGYVERGTDADDRRKVVLRTTTAGASFVLETRRRRDEWLVPRLARLTADERRTLAEATVILRELGRS; this is translated from the coding sequence ATGACAGACACCAGAGACGCCGCTCCACCCGTCAGCCGCACCGTCGCCCACGCTCAGCTTGCTACCGATGTACGCCAGGGGGTGCTCCGTCTCTCCCGGCGACTCCGCCAGCAGAAGGCCGACACCGGCGTCAGCGACGCGCAGATGGCGGCGCTCGGCTTCCTGCTCCAGCACGAGCCGCTGACGATCGGCGCGCTGAGCGAGCACGAGGGAGTCACTCCCCCGTCGATGAACCGCACCATCAACGCCCTCGTCGACCTCGGCTACGTCGAGCGCGGCACGGACGCCGACGACCGCCGCAAGGTGGTCCTCCGCACGACGACCGCGGGCGCGAGCTTCGTGCTCGAGACGAGGCGGCGCCGCGACGAGTGGCTGGTGCCGCGGCTGGCACGGCTGACGGCCGACGAGCGCCGCACGCTGGCCGAGGCGACCGTGATCCTGCGCGAACTGGGCCGCTCGTGA
- a CDS encoding MFS transporter, with protein sequence MSATFRSLSVFNYRLWFGGALVSNTGTWMQSTAQDWVVLTQLTDHNATALGVTMALQFLPPILMIPITGLIADRYDRRRMLMLTQATLGTLGLALGLLVVTGVVQLWMVWGFALLLGIVQAVDAPIRQSFVSELVPPAQLSNAVSLNSASFNGARLIGPAVAGVLIAGVGSGWVFLINAASFAAVLASLRFIRVSELQFKPKVVRAKGQIREGFRYVKGRPDLVVVFVMIFIIGTFGMNFPIFTSTMATQAFGVGADGFGLLTSAVAVGSLTGALLSARRERPRMRILVLASISFGVTCAVAALMPTYWSFAAVLVAVGLSSITLMTTANGTVQLGAAPQMRGRVMALYMAIFTGGTPIGAPIVGWVANTFGPREAIGVGSAAGFAAAAVAIAWLIRRQHLRLRHDAGLHFRVRHDGDGMPPTGRIELPTQGAVLEADAAHSTR encoded by the coding sequence GTGAGCGCCACGTTCCGGAGCCTCAGCGTCTTCAACTACCGCCTCTGGTTCGGCGGCGCACTGGTGTCGAACACGGGCACCTGGATGCAGTCGACCGCGCAAGACTGGGTCGTCCTCACCCAGCTGACCGACCACAACGCCACCGCGCTCGGCGTGACGATGGCACTGCAGTTCCTGCCGCCGATCCTGATGATCCCGATCACCGGCCTCATCGCCGACCGATACGACCGGCGCAGGATGCTCATGCTCACCCAGGCGACGCTCGGCACCCTCGGTCTCGCCCTCGGTCTCCTGGTGGTGACCGGTGTCGTCCAGCTGTGGATGGTGTGGGGCTTCGCCCTCCTCCTCGGCATCGTCCAGGCGGTCGACGCCCCCATCCGGCAGAGCTTCGTCTCGGAGCTGGTGCCGCCGGCGCAGCTCTCGAACGCCGTGTCGCTCAACTCGGCGTCGTTCAACGGCGCGCGCCTCATCGGCCCCGCGGTGGCGGGCGTCCTGATCGCGGGCGTCGGGTCGGGCTGGGTCTTCCTGATCAACGCGGCCTCGTTCGCGGCCGTCCTGGCGTCCCTGCGGTTCATCCGCGTGAGCGAGCTGCAGTTCAAGCCGAAGGTGGTGCGGGCCAAGGGGCAGATCCGCGAGGGCTTCCGCTACGTGAAGGGGCGGCCCGATCTCGTCGTGGTGTTCGTGATGATCTTCATCATCGGCACCTTCGGCATGAACTTCCCGATCTTCACCTCGACCATGGCGACGCAGGCGTTCGGGGTCGGCGCCGACGGCTTCGGGCTCCTCACCAGCGCGGTCGCGGTCGGCTCGCTGACCGGGGCTCTGCTGTCGGCGAGGCGCGAGCGTCCGCGCATGCGCATCCTGGTCCTGGCCTCGATCTCGTTCGGCGTCACCTGCGCGGTCGCAGCCCTCATGCCCACCTACTGGAGCTTCGCCGCCGTCCTCGTCGCCGTGGGCCTGTCGTCGATCACCCTGATGACCACGGCCAACGGAACCGTCCAGCTCGGCGCCGCCCCTCAGATGCGCGGCCGAGTCATGGCGCTCTACATGGCGATCTTCACCGGCGGAACCCCGATCGGCGCACCCATCGTGGGCTGGGTGGCCAACACGTTCGGCCCGCGTGAGGCGATCGGGGTCGGCTCGGCCGCCGGCTTCGCTGCGGCCGCGGTGGCCATCGCCTGGCTGATCCGCCGGCAGCACCTCCGGCTCCGCCACGACGCCGGCCTGCACTTCCGGGTGCGGCACGACGGCGACGGGATGCCGCCGACCGGTCGGATCGAGCTGCCGACGCAGGGCGCCGTCCTCGAGGCAGACGCGGCGCACAGCACGCGATAG
- a CDS encoding endo alpha-1,4 polygalactosaminidase: MRTTAAPFLAAVAAVLSIGLVGCAGAGSGTPSAARADSAAVTLPPTTGGFDYQLGGGYTPPRGTTVVTRDSTDTPAKSVYSICYVNGFQTQPGASWPSDLILHTASGAPLVDPGWPDEHIIDVSTAAKRTRAAARIGTTIASCAKKGFRAVEFDNLDSYSRSKKALTLAENVAFAKLLVGRAHTAGLAASQKNTAELAKRGHDEIGFDFVTAEECDTYSECAVFTKAYGKRVYDIEYTDDLRGTFHAVCARTATPKLTILRDRDLVTPRSKAYVYQRC; encoded by the coding sequence ATGAGAACCACGGCCGCCCCCTTCCTCGCAGCGGTCGCCGCCGTCCTCTCGATCGGTCTCGTCGGCTGCGCGGGCGCAGGATCGGGCACTCCGTCCGCGGCCCGGGCCGACAGCGCCGCCGTGACCCTCCCGCCCACCACCGGCGGCTTCGACTACCAGCTGGGCGGCGGCTACACCCCGCCCCGCGGCACGACCGTCGTCACCCGCGACAGCACCGACACGCCCGCGAAGAGCGTCTACTCGATCTGCTACGTGAACGGATTCCAGACGCAGCCGGGCGCCTCCTGGCCGAGCGACCTCATCCTGCACACCGCCTCCGGCGCACCGCTCGTCGACCCGGGCTGGCCCGACGAGCACATCATCGACGTCTCCACCGCCGCGAAGCGAACGCGAGCGGCGGCCAGGATCGGCACCACCATCGCTTCGTGCGCGAAGAAGGGCTTCCGCGCGGTCGAGTTCGACAACCTCGACTCGTACTCGCGATCGAAGAAGGCCCTGACGCTGGCCGAGAACGTCGCGTTCGCGAAGCTCCTCGTGGGTCGAGCGCACACCGCGGGGCTCGCCGCCTCGCAGAAGAACACGGCCGAGCTGGCGAAGCGCGGCCACGACGAGATCGGCTTCGACTTCGTCACCGCCGAGGAGTGCGACACCTACTCGGAGTGCGCCGTCTTCACGAAGGCGTACGGCAAGCGCGTCTACGACATCGAGTACACCGACGACCTCCGCGGGACGTTCCACGCGGTGTGCGCGCGCACGGCGACGCCGAAGCTCACGATCCTGCGCGACCGCGACCTCGTCACCCCGCGCTCGAAGGCGTACGTCTACCAGCGCTGCTGA
- a CDS encoding transglutaminase family protein, with protein MSRLRIRHVTGFQYEGEAKASYNEARMLPASTESQFVLSSNLRIEPNSGAHEYLDYWGTRVSSFEVLQPHQQLALTATSLVEVRTSRHPEHDVGWDHLAETAARRAEFVEQLEQTPLTAPPAEVHALAGEAAGAAGAPCEAALRICEEIGDQVQYLRGVTNVKSTAKDAWKAKAGVCQDIAHITVGALRAAGIPARYVSGYLHPKPAAELGETIVGESHAWVEYFCGSWVGYDPTNLIDIGERHVVVGHGRDYNDVPPLRGVYGGSRTSKLFVTVEITREA; from the coding sequence GTGAGCCGGCTCCGCATCCGGCACGTCACGGGCTTCCAGTACGAGGGCGAGGCGAAGGCGAGCTACAACGAGGCGAGGATGCTGCCGGCCTCGACGGAGTCGCAGTTCGTGCTCTCGTCGAACCTCCGGATCGAGCCGAACTCCGGCGCCCACGAGTACCTCGACTACTGGGGCACCCGGGTGTCGTCGTTCGAGGTGCTCCAGCCGCACCAGCAGCTGGCGCTCACCGCGACGTCGCTCGTGGAGGTGCGGACCAGCCGCCACCCCGAGCACGATGTCGGCTGGGACCACCTCGCCGAGACCGCGGCGCGACGCGCCGAGTTCGTCGAGCAGCTCGAGCAGACACCTCTCACGGCACCACCCGCCGAAGTGCACGCGCTCGCGGGCGAGGCGGCCGGAGCAGCAGGGGCCCCGTGCGAGGCGGCCCTCCGGATCTGCGAGGAGATCGGCGACCAGGTGCAGTACCTGCGCGGCGTCACCAACGTCAAGTCGACGGCGAAGGACGCTTGGAAGGCCAAGGCCGGTGTCTGCCAGGACATCGCGCACATCACCGTCGGGGCGCTCCGGGCGGCCGGGATCCCCGCGCGCTACGTCAGCGGCTACCTGCACCCCAAGCCGGCGGCCGAGCTCGGCGAGACGATCGTCGGCGAGTCGCACGCGTGGGTCGAGTACTTCTGCGGCTCGTGGGTCGGCTACGACCCGACCAACCTCATCGACATCGGCGAGAGGCACGTCGTCGTGGGGCACGGGCGCGACTACAACGACGTGCCGCCGCTCCGGGGCGTGTACGGCGGATCGCGGACGTCGAAGCTGTTCGTCACCGTGGAGATCACGCGCGAGGCGTAG
- a CDS encoding alpha-E domain-containing protein produces MLSRIAESLFWIGRYIERADGTARILDVHLQLLLEDPWIEEDAACRSLLSVMGSDAPDDVELTRADVLSMLAVDRHNSASIAYSLGAARENARRAREIVSTELWECLNTTRARMPRKVSSEKVSEFFAWVRERSALAVGIIESATSRDEVWQFFTLGRSIERADMTARLLATRTLTEASGPSWTTILRSVGAYEAYLRTYRGVPSARNAAEFLLLDRLFPRSVLFAISRAESCLREVEPNTARTSSSDAGVRILGQMRSELEYKPITDILDDLPTHMDAVQSATSAASEAIRQRYFPTSAAPTWVGERS; encoded by the coding sequence ATGCTGAGCAGGATCGCCGAGAGCCTCTTCTGGATCGGCCGGTACATCGAGCGGGCCGACGGCACGGCCCGCATCCTCGACGTCCACCTGCAGCTCCTCCTCGAGGATCCGTGGATCGAGGAGGACGCCGCCTGCCGCTCCCTCCTCTCGGTGATGGGCAGCGACGCGCCCGACGACGTGGAGCTGACCCGCGCGGACGTCCTCTCGATGCTCGCGGTGGACCGCCACAACTCGGCCTCGATCGCCTACTCGCTGGGGGCGGCGCGCGAGAACGCCCGCCGGGCCCGCGAGATCGTCTCGACCGAGCTCTGGGAGTGCCTCAACACGACGAGGGCCAGGATGCCCCGCAAGGTGTCGAGCGAGAAGGTCAGCGAGTTCTTCGCCTGGGTGCGCGAGCGGTCGGCGCTCGCCGTCGGCATCATCGAGTCGGCCACGAGCCGCGACGAGGTGTGGCAGTTCTTCACGCTCGGCCGCAGCATCGAGCGGGCCGACATGACCGCGCGGCTGCTGGCCACGCGCACGCTGACGGAGGCCTCGGGGCCGTCGTGGACGACGATCCTGCGCTCGGTCGGCGCGTACGAGGCCTATCTCCGCACCTATCGCGGCGTGCCGAGCGCCCGGAACGCGGCGGAGTTCCTGCTGCTCGACCGGCTGTTCCCGAGGTCGGTGCTGTTCGCCATCTCGCGCGCCGAGTCGTGCCTCCGGGAGGTCGAGCCGAACACCGCGAGGACGTCGTCGTCGGATGCGGGGGTGCGGATCCTGGGTCAGATGCGGAGCGAGCTCGAGTACAAGCCCATCACCGACATCCTCGACGACCTGCCCACGCACATGGACGCCGTGCAGTCGGCGACGTCGGCGGCGTCCGAGGCGATCCGGCAGCGCTACTTCCCGACGTCGGCGGCCCCGACCTGGGTGGGGGAGCGCTCGTGA
- a CDS encoding circularly permuted type 2 ATP-grasp protein, translating into MGDLFDGYAGVASRTPPPSGTGAWDEMFRGPGSPRDMYREIHAALDSMTHDELRGRTAALADSYLAQGVTFDFAGEERPFPLDAVPRVIEQSEWQDVERGVKQRVRALEAFLADIYGPQRAVADGVIPASLITSSNHFHRQAAGIDPANGVRIQVSGIDLIRDEKGAWRVLEDNVRVPSGVSYVISNRRVMAQTLPELFVSMRVRPVGDYPNRLLHALRKSAPVGVEDPTVVVLTPGVFNSAYYEHTLLARLMGVELVEGRDLYCSGGRVWMRTTAGPQRVDVIYRRVDDEFLDPLQFRADSVLGSPGLLMAARLGTVTIANAVGNGVADDKLVYTYLPDLIRYYLGEDAVLPNVDTWRLEDPGALEEVLDRLDELVVKPVDGSGGKGLVVGPAASAKELDDLRKRLIRDPRGWIAQPVIQLSTIPTLVDDGLRPRHADLRPFAVNDGDDIWVLPGGLTRVALPEGQLVVNSSQGGGSKDTWVVGVEAGTWTSGHNVSTLVTEQATPTSSIPIIAADHVPDHSPQDDPKRDQQSQQQQEHQQQSQQQTPSQSNQGAPQC; encoded by the coding sequence ATGGGAGACCTCTTCGACGGGTACGCCGGCGTCGCCAGCCGGACCCCGCCCCCGAGCGGCACGGGTGCCTGGGACGAGATGTTCCGGGGCCCCGGGTCGCCGCGCGACATGTACCGGGAGATCCACGCGGCGCTCGACAGCATGACGCACGACGAGCTCCGCGGCCGGACGGCCGCCCTCGCCGACTCGTACCTGGCGCAGGGCGTCACCTTCGACTTCGCGGGCGAGGAGCGGCCGTTCCCGCTCGACGCGGTGCCGCGCGTGATCGAGCAGAGCGAGTGGCAGGATGTCGAGCGCGGCGTCAAGCAGCGGGTCCGCGCTCTCGAGGCGTTCCTGGCCGACATCTACGGGCCGCAGCGGGCCGTGGCCGACGGTGTCATCCCGGCGTCGCTCATCACGTCGTCGAATCACTTCCACCGGCAGGCGGCGGGCATCGATCCTGCGAACGGGGTCCGGATCCAGGTCTCGGGGATCGACCTGATCCGTGATGAGAAGGGCGCCTGGCGGGTGCTCGAGGACAACGTGCGGGTGCCGAGCGGCGTCAGCTACGTGATCTCGAACCGCCGGGTGATGGCGCAGACGCTGCCCGAGCTGTTCGTCTCGATGCGGGTGCGCCCGGTCGGCGACTACCCGAACCGCCTGCTGCACGCCCTGCGGAAGAGCGCGCCGGTCGGCGTCGAGGATCCGACCGTCGTCGTCCTGACGCCCGGCGTCTTCAACTCGGCCTACTACGAGCACACGCTCCTCGCCCGGCTCATGGGCGTCGAGCTCGTCGAGGGCCGCGACCTCTACTGCTCGGGCGGGCGCGTGTGGATGCGGACGACCGCGGGCCCGCAGCGCGTCGACGTCATCTACCGGCGTGTCGACGACGAGTTCCTCGACCCGCTGCAGTTCCGAGCCGACTCGGTGCTCGGCTCGCCCGGCCTGCTCATGGCGGCCCGCCTCGGCACCGTCACGATCGCCAACGCCGTGGGCAACGGCGTCGCCGACGACAAGCTCGTCTACACGTACCTGCCGGACCTCATCCGCTACTACCTCGGCGAGGACGCCGTCCTGCCGAACGTCGACACCTGGCGGCTGGAGGACCCCGGCGCGCTCGAGGAGGTGCTCGACCGCCTCGACGAGCTCGTGGTGAAGCCGGTCGACGGCTCCGGCGGCAAGGGGCTCGTCGTGGGCCCGGCCGCCAGCGCCAAGGAGCTCGACGACCTCCGGAAGCGGCTGATCCGCGACCCGCGCGGCTGGATCGCGCAGCCGGTGATCCAGCTCTCCACCATCCCGACGCTCGTCGACGACGGCCTCCGACCGCGTCACGCCGACCTCCGCCCGTTCGCGGTCAACGACGGCGACGACATCTGGGTCCTCCCCGGAGGCCTGACGCGGGTCGCCCTGCCGGAGGGGCAGCTCGTCGTGAACTCCAGCCAGGGCGGCGGCTCGAAAGACACCTGGGTCGTCGGCGTGGAGGCCGGCACCTGGACCTCCGGCCACAACGTGTCGACGCTCGTCACCGAGCAGGCGACGCCGACCTCGTCGATCCCGATCATCGCCGCCGACCACGTGCCCGACCACTCGCCGCAGGACGACCCGAAGCGCGACCAGCAGTCGCAGCAGCAGCAGGAGCACCAGCAGCAGTCGCAGCAGCAGACACCATCGCAGAGCAATCAGGGAGCACCGCAATGCTGA
- a CDS encoding GlsB/YeaQ/YmgE family stress response membrane protein, which produces MSFLGFILLGLICGAIAKAILPGRQGGGWIATLILGVIGALLGGWLGGLIFHVGYNGFFSIQSWIIAIVGSIIVLLIWGAITRRSGSRA; this is translated from the coding sequence ATGAGCTTCCTCGGTTTCATCCTCCTCGGCCTCATCTGCGGCGCTATCGCCAAAGCCATCCTCCCGGGCCGCCAGGGCGGCGGCTGGATCGCCACCCTCATCCTGGGCGTCATCGGAGCGCTGCTCGGCGGCTGGCTGGGCGGGCTCATCTTCCACGTCGGCTACAACGGCTTCTTCTCGATCCAGAGCTGGATCATCGCGATCGTCGGCTCGATCATCGTCCTGCTCATCTGGGGTGCCATCACGCGCCGCAGCGGCAGCCGCGCCTGA
- a CDS encoding SDR family NAD(P)-dependent oxidoreductase, producing MTRLTTPFGAHSTAAEVLEGVDLSGRRAVVTGAASGIGIETARALAGAGAEVTLAVRNLEAGATAVDDIRSSTGSEKVTAAYLDLAERDTLRAFGSEWTGPLDILVNNAGIMATPLTRTPEGYELQFANNHLGHFALALALHDALAAADGARIVSLSSTGHHASDVVFDDLMFDRREYEPWLGYGQAKTANVLFAVGVSQRWADDGITANAVHPGGIMTNLQRHLDPEWIRERGWVDDEGKPNPAFKTPEEGASTSVLVAASPLVEGVSGRYFEDANEAEPFDPERPGRGVKAYALDPASADRLWDVSLGLID from the coding sequence ATGACTCGTCTCACCACGCCCTTCGGGGCCCACTCCACCGCCGCCGAGGTCCTCGAGGGGGTCGACCTGTCGGGCCGCCGCGCCGTGGTCACCGGCGCCGCCTCCGGCATCGGCATCGAGACCGCCCGAGCGCTCGCCGGAGCCGGCGCGGAGGTGACCCTGGCCGTCCGCAATCTGGAGGCCGGCGCGACCGCCGTCGACGACATCCGCTCCAGCACCGGCTCCGAGAAAGTCACGGCCGCCTACCTCGACCTCGCCGAGCGCGACACGCTGCGCGCCTTCGGCTCCGAGTGGACCGGGCCCCTCGACATCCTGGTCAACAACGCCGGCATCATGGCCACCCCGCTCACCCGCACGCCGGAGGGCTACGAGCTCCAGTTCGCCAACAACCACCTCGGTCACTTCGCCCTGGCCCTCGCTCTGCACGACGCTCTCGCGGCTGCCGACGGCGCCCGCATCGTCTCGCTCAGCTCGACCGGCCACCACGCGTCCGACGTCGTCTTCGACGACCTCATGTTCGACCGCCGCGAGTACGAGCCCTGGCTCGGCTACGGGCAGGCGAAGACGGCGAACGTCCTCTTCGCGGTCGGCGTCTCGCAGCGCTGGGCCGACGACGGGATCACCGCGAACGCCGTGCACCCGGGCGGCATCATGACGAACCTGCAGCGCCACCTCGACCCCGAGTGGATCCGCGAGCGCGGCTGGGTCGACGACGAGGGCAAGCCCAACCCCGCCTTCAAGACGCCCGAGGAGGGCGCGTCGACGTCGGTGCTCGTCGCCGCCTCGCCGCTCGTCGAGGGTGTCAGCGGCCGCTACTTCGAGGACGCGAACGAGGCCGAGCCGTTCGATCCTGAGCGGCCCGGTCGCGGCGTCAAGGCGTACGCGCTCGATCCTGCGTCTGCGGATCGGCTCTGGGACGTCTCGCTCGGGCTGATCGACTGA